The following proteins are encoded in a genomic region of Ailuropoda melanoleuca isolate Jingjing chromosome 10, ASM200744v2, whole genome shotgun sequence:
- the NME4 gene encoding nucleoside diphosphate kinase, mitochondrial isoform X1: MGGLLGRAALPALLSGPRVPAPSLLARPSSGGSSWTRERTLVAVKPDGVQRRLVGDVIQRFERRGFKLVGMKMLQAPERVLAEHYHDLQRKPFYPALISYMTSGPVVAMVWEGPNVVCSSRAMIGHTDSAEAAPGTIRGDFSIHISRNIIHASDSVEGAQREIQLWFQSSELVDWADGGHQSSVYPP, encoded by the exons ATGGGCGGACTCTTGGGGCGCGCCGCGCTGCCGGCGCTGCTGAGCGGCCCGCGGGTCCCGGCCCCCAGCCTGCTCGCGCGCCCCAGCTCGG GAGGGTCTTCCTGGACCCGGGAGCGGACCCTGGTTGCAGTGAAGCCAGATGGGGTGCAGCGGCGGCTTGTTGGGGATGTGATCCAGCGCTTTGAGAGGAGGGGCTTCAAGCTGGTGGGGATGAAGATGTTGCAG gcaccagagAGAGTCCTTGCTGAGCACTACCATGACCTGCAGAGGAAGCCCTTCTACCCAGCCCTCATCAGCTACATGACCTCTGGCCCCGTGGTGGCCATG GTCTGGGAAGGCCCCAACGTGGTCTGCTCCTCAAGGGCCATGATAGGACACACCGACTCAGCTGAGGCTGCCCCTGGCACCATCAGGGGGGACTTCAGTATCCACATCAGCAG GAACATCATCCATGCCAGCGACTCCGTggagggggcacagagggagatcCAGCTCTGGTTTCAGAGCAGTGAGCTGGTGGACTGGGCAGACGGAGGCCACCAGAGCAGCGTCTACCCGCCCTGA
- the NME4 gene encoding nucleoside diphosphate kinase, mitochondrial isoform X2 yields MGGLLGRAALPALLSGPRVPAPSLLARPSSGGSSWTRERTLVAVKPDGVQRRLVGDVIQRFERRGFKLVGMKMLQAPERVLAEHYHDLQRKPFYPALISYMTSGPVVAMVWEGPNVVCSSRAMIGHTDSAEAAPGTIRGDFSIHISRMPGFLFLTVGD; encoded by the exons ATGGGCGGACTCTTGGGGCGCGCCGCGCTGCCGGCGCTGCTGAGCGGCCCGCGGGTCCCGGCCCCCAGCCTGCTCGCGCGCCCCAGCTCGG GAGGGTCTTCCTGGACCCGGGAGCGGACCCTGGTTGCAGTGAAGCCAGATGGGGTGCAGCGGCGGCTTGTTGGGGATGTGATCCAGCGCTTTGAGAGGAGGGGCTTCAAGCTGGTGGGGATGAAGATGTTGCAG gcaccagagAGAGTCCTTGCTGAGCACTACCATGACCTGCAGAGGAAGCCCTTCTACCCAGCCCTCATCAGCTACATGACCTCTGGCCCCGTGGTGGCCATG GTCTGGGAAGGCCCCAACGTGGTCTGCTCCTCAAGGGCCATGATAGGACACACCGACTCAGCTGAGGCTGCCCCTGGCACCATCAGGGGGGACTTCAGTATCCACATCAGCAG AATGCCGGGCTTCCTCTTCTTGACAGTAGGGGATTAG
- the PGAP6 gene encoding post-GPI attachment to proteins factor 6, with product MSVIWGELAEKWLQGLRLCPGEISDVRLVSEHFSQAPQKLAFYGWYGSAALFHFRVPPDTVLLRWLLQVSRGGGPACTNVEITVYFRYGAPPVINPLGTSFPANTSVQSPFFVKMQQSDASLNISHPAPGDWFVAAHLPPSSQKIEVKGFVPTCAYVFQPDMLVVRAVEVFTLEPDVPLPQTLLSHPSYLKIFIPEYTRELRLELQGCATNGSLGCPVRLTVGSATLPRNFQKVLTCISPTWACRLLLPSPPWDRWLQVTAKSLAGPHVSVAFRAVAGLTACRPWSLSFPHLLQSSPNQSCNASAGPLPQSPGCHGLGRSSRVGGGPFCLTSYPVIREDVDVVSVRFWPADRVSVLVRSAIPSVMRLYLNTGMDSGGSLTVSLQANKTAVANSTLVAVCVNAASPFLSFNTSLNCTTAFFQGYPLSLSAAARKADLIIPYPETDNWYLSLQLVCPEGPEECEQASVLVETTLSLVPCLNDCGPYGQCLLLRRHSYLYAGCSCKAGWRGWSCTDNSTAQTVAQQRVATVLLTLSNLMFLAPIAISVHRLLLVEASVYAYTMFFSTFYHACDQPGEAVLCILGYDTLQYCDFLGSGVSIWVTILCMARLKAAQKHVLFLLGTLIFAMSLQLDRRGAWNMMGPCLFAFVVMVTMWVYRCGHRRHCYPTSWQRWVFYLLPGILMAAVAIAIYTSMMTSDNYYYTHSIWHMLLAGSAAFLLPPRDEHTKPWACSQKLTCHYQICKNHREDLYTVT from the exons ATGTCGGTGATCTGGGGAGAGCTGGCAGAGAAATGGCTTCAGGGTCTGCGCCTGTGCCCCGGAGAGATcagtg ACGTCAGGCTGGTGTCCGAACATTTCTCCCAGGCCCCGCAGAAGCTGGCTTTCTACGGCTGGTACGGCAGCGCCGCGCTCTTCCACTTCCGCGTGCCCCCGGACACCGTGCTACTGCGCTGGCTGCTGCAAGTGTCCCGGGGCGGCGGCCCTGCGTGCACCAACGTCGAGATCACTGT GTACTTCCGTTACGGCGCCCCTCCTGTCATCAACCCTTTGGGCACCAGCTTCCCTGCCAACACGTCCGTGCAGTCCCCCTTCTTCGTCAAGATGCAGCAGAGCGACGCTTCCCTCAACATCTCCCACCCAGCACCCGGTGACTGGTTTGTggctgcccacctgcccccctcctcccagaaGATTGAGGTGAAG GGTTTTGTTCCCACCTGTGCCTACGTCTTCCAGCCCGACATGCTGGTTGTACGGGCAGTCGAGGTCTTTACCCTGGAGCCCGACGTCCCCCTTCCACAGACTCTCCTGTCCCATCCCAGCTACCTCAA AATCTTCATCCCTGAGTACACCCGGGAGCTGCGGCTGGAGCTGCAGGGCTGTGCCACCAATGGGAGCCTGGGCTGCCCTGTGCGCCTTACCGTGGGCTCGGCCACCCTGCCCAGAAACTTCCAGAAGGTGCTTACATGCATCAGCCCCACCTGGGCCTGCCGCCTgctgctgccctccccaccctgggaccGGTGGCTGCAAGTGACAGCCAAGAGCCTGGCGGGGCCGCATGTGTCAGTGGCTTTCAGGGCGGTAGCTGGCCTCACAG CCTGCAGGCCGTGGAGTCTCAGCTTCCCGCACCTTCTGCAGAGCAGCCCAAACCAGAGCTGTAACGCCTCCGCCGGCCCGCTGCCCCAGAGCCCCGGCTGCCACGGCCTGGGTAGGAGCAGCAGGGTGGGCGGGGGCCCCTTCTGCCTCACGAGCTACCCGGTCATTCGGGAAGACGTGGACGTGGTGTCGGTTCGCTTCTGGCCTGCGGACAGGGTCTCGGTGCTGGTGCGGTCGGCCATACCCTCTGTGATGCGGCTGTACCTGAACACGGGCATGGACAGTGGGGGCTCCCTCACGGTCTCCCTGCAGGCCAACAAG ACCGCAGTTGCCAACAGCACCTTGGTGGCGGTCTGTGTGAATGCCGCCTCCCCCTTCCTCAGCTTCAACACGTCGCTCAACTGCACCACAG cctTCTTCCAGGGCTACCCCCTGTCTCTGAGTGCCGCAGCGCGCAAGGCCGACCTCATCATCCCCTACCCAGAGACAGACAACTGGTACCTCTCCCTGCAGCTTGTATGCCCTGAGGGTCCTGA GGAGTGTGAGCAGGCCTCGGTCCTCGTGGAGACCACCCTGTCCTTGGTGCCCTGCCTGAATGACTGCGGACCCTACGGCCAGTGCCTCCTGCTGCGTAGACACAGCTACCTGTACGCGGGCTGCAGCTGCAAAGCCG GCTGGCGTGGGTGGAGCTGCACGGACAACAGCACGGCCCAGACCGTGGCCCAGCAGAGGGTGGCCACCGTCCTGCTCACCCTGAGCAACCTCATGTTCTTGGCTCCCATCGCCATCTCGGTGCACCGCTTGCTCCTGGTGGAGGCCTCCGTCTATGCCTACACCATGTTCTTCTCCACG TTCTACCACGCCTGCGACCAGCCCGGGGAGGCGGTGCTGTGCATCCTGGGCTACGACACGCTGCAGTACTGCGACTTCCTGGGCTCGGGGGTGTCCATCTGGGTCACCATCCTCTGCATGGCGCGGCTGAAGGCGGCCCAGAAACAT GTCCTGTTTCTCCTGGGCACGCTGATCTTCGCCATGTCCTTGCAGCTGGACCGCAGGGGTGCCTGGAACATGATGGGGCCTTGTCTCTTTGCCTTTGTGGTCATGGTCACCATGTGG GTGTACCGCTGCGGGCACCGGCGCCACTGCTACCCCACCTCCTGGCAGCGCTGGGTCTTCTATCTCCTGCCCGGCATCTTGATGGCTGCGGTGGCCATTGCCATCTATACCTCCATGATGACCAGCGACAACTATTACTACACCCACAGCATCTGGCACATGCTGCTGGCGGGGAGTGCGGCTTTCCTGCTCCCACCCCGCGACGAGCACACCAAGCCCTGGGCCTGCTCGCAGAAGCTCACTTGCCACTATCAGATCTGTAAGAACCACCGAGAGGACCTGTACACGGTGACATGA